A segment of the Daphnia pulex isolate KAP4 chromosome 10, ASM2113471v1 genome:
ATAAATATTCCCCTCGTACATGTAAATGTGTGTAGGCCCCTCATAGCTAGAAGAGCAGTGGGGCTGGTTAGACTGTTGTAATACTCCGTGACCCCGAAAGAAAAGTCCAGCTGCTCACGACGTATTGGAATTGCAGACGAGATAAGAATAAAAGAGCTAGCTAGTGTAACGAACCGGTCGGAGAAAATAACGACACCAACAAGATGGATTGGTCAGAAACTCACGAAAAACGCCCTTGACCCTTTTTCATATTCTcccccgttttatttttatttttattatttttattcgatttgatttcaataattttttattttacgtcaattattttctcttttctttttctttttaaatttattcccGCTGCGCGTGCGTTTctgtgatgttgttgttctggTTTCTATTATACGCGTCTGGTGCctgttgtgtgtatgtgtgtgtgtgtgtgcgcagagtcgctctctctcattcgctccgtgtgtgtgtgtgtgtaccgaTAAATGGAAGCTCACGACAGCTGAACAACAACGCCCCGACCCGGGCGTGTACGATCAACTCAATCAAACCCCCGTCTGActgccctttttttgttgttgttgttgctgttgccgttGTTGTGGTTCGGGGAGGTCGGCTCAGCGTTTGTGTTGATTGCCCTTTTATAGGATCTGGCAGGGTGGGGAGAGTTAACGGTGAGAgtacgagagagaaaaccatCAATTTAGAATTAAGTGTTACGTAGTTTccttttaaaacatttaaactaaaaaacaccAAATCCTCCAAAagctaaaaaaccaaaacaaaaccaaaaaaaccccaacgtaaaaattcgtgaaataaacaatcaaacaCGCACGAAATTAGACAGCAATTTGTCGACGCGGAACAATCTTTATCCGGATTGGTGGTGGCCGTGCCAGCACGGACCGACCGATCAGTGCCACTACTGCCGGCCGTCTTACGCCACCTTATGGAGCCACCATGCTCACCGGCAGCAGCAAAAGCACAGACACCACCAACACCAGTGTCACCAACACACGGCCGATTCCGATGTGATGGAGCAAGGGAAATCCGGTAACATGCACCAACAGGATCCACGTACTACTACACTTGAGTTTGTCCgtccatcttcttctctttttcataatttttttttttttgttcgttcgctcgttcgttcgttcgtccgATTCATCTCGTCACTGTTTcaatttccttctcttttAGATTTTAGATTTCGTTTTCACGATTTGGCGatgcgattttatttttctgaattgaaatttgaattgagttatttcttttccgtgggtttatttcatttggtttCATTTCCGTTCGGTCTGATTGGAGAATGTTGGCCGCAGATAGGACGCACTGATAGGCCGCCCCGACATTTTATTTGagtcatttaatttaattagcgtcgggggaaaacaaaagaaaaaaaaaaacatttcagcaCGAATCGATTTCAGttggttttttccttctacCTTAGTTTTATCTAGTCTCTTGTGAATTCATACgcaaatatttgaatgaattaaaaaaattgtacaacATTTATCGGTTGGCAATTCAGCTCAAGATGATCAAACATTGAAATGTCTGTGTGCAGCCAACAGTCCGCAAATTGGGACGCCGCAAATGAGCGGATCGCCCCGGAGGCGGATGGATCAACTCGAACAAAGCCAACagcagttgcagcagcagcagcagcagccggacgGAGGAGACGAGTCGTTTGTCGTCCACCGAGGCAAAACGGTCCCGACGCTTTACAATGTGGTGACGGGCGGAGAGGGAGCCACGCCCAGGGGCTCGCGGGTGGCCGCCATCAAGGAGCGGTTCAACATGGACACGAAAGCGGAAGAAAGAGGCGAAGATCGCTCCTCGTCATCATCCGGTCCGGCCGGCGTCCCCTCCAACTGGGAGGATCGCAAATCGGGCACCAGCTACGCCGGACGCCGCTCCCGACGCAATTCCATCACGGACGACTCGCATTTGACGATCGAGAACTTTGGCGGAAGTCAGGACAACTTGTCCATGTTCGGCCGCAATCCGGACAAGGAGCCGGCGACTGTGCAGCAGTCGGGTCGGCGGCCTTCGATCGACGCCTTCACCCCCGATTCGATCCCGCCAACCGCCGGAACGCCGTCCACGCCCGCCGGAGTCAATTATTGGAGGCGGAACAATGATCGCACCCGCTCGCAGgtataaaatttgtttttccgttttgttttattttgttctcctttttgtgtttctgtCCTGATATCTCGgtcaggaaaaacaaaacaaagtagaaaagtagaaaagtCTTTACCGCATCCGCCATCTGGATCAGTGGTTTTCCCGCCATTCTTGGGCTGTTGTGTAATTGTCGACGACACAGAGACACAAAACGGCGGCCGTTCGTTTTCTCTTGACGGGAAACGACAACGGCGGAaaatggccgtcgtcgtcgtcgtgtgtaAATCAAGACGAATGGGGTTGTTGTTCACATTGGGTTGTTGGCTCCTCGCAGGAAAACCTGTCGGACTACTTAATGGACAACCGTGACGTCGAGGAACAGCTGGACAGGCGCTCGCGGGCCAGCAGCCCTACttacagcagcatcagcagcacgGCCAAGAGCGGCAGCCACAATGGCAACAAGCAGTTTGTCATCATTGCGTCCAATCCGTCGGAGCCGGCCGATCTTTACGAGGACCCCAGAGTCAATTTGGCCAGGGCCACCAATTTCGCCGAACTTTCCAAACTGCGGGAGAGTCTCGGCTCCAACTCGGCCATCAACATCGTCTACATGCAGCAGGACAAGGATCCCATCCAAAGTGGTGAGCTCCTAACTGATTATCCACTGTCCAGTCACGCCATTCTAATCCATTTTGGTCCAATAATTTAGCTAAAGGCAGCGCGGTGGGATCGCCAGTGTCTCAGCACGGCCGTCGGATCAGCGAGAACCAGCGGAAGCTGGGCGGAGGGATCACGATCGCCGAGGCCATGTCGTCGACGTCGTGGGAGCCACAGACGCCGGTCGTCGACAAAATGGACGGTCGGCTGGAAGCGCTGATGCCCGACGACATGAACTCGACCACCGACCTCTACAGCATCCGCCTCAAGATGGAGGAGAAGCGCAAGCGGATCGAATCCGACAAGCGCCAGCAGGAGCTTTTGGCCAACCGCCAACGCGAAAAGGTCGGCAAGGCCGCCTTCCTCCAGGTAACCGATTCCGTTTAGCCTTCCATTGCTCTGTCCGCTCTCTCTCCCACCTTTTGCCTATTACTACTATTACTCACCAGCAGCTGGACATTCATAACTGGCCCATCACGTTTGTTACTTTAGATGAAATAGTTGAATGTGTTGCACAACACAAAGAGTCAATCAAGCCAAAGTATTTGCGGTAGTTGTTATTTTTCCCGGTAGCTTTTTcggttctttttgttgttgtttttttcaatgatcATTTaccaaacaaacatttttcaccGCTGCTCTGCACCTTGCtgcccctctctctctaacaCTGTGCTGGCATGTTGATCAGGCGGTGGCCAAAGGCAAAGGAAATGCAGACGGACGGGACGGCGGTCACGCCAGTCCTGTCGACTATTACTCCGCCATGGAGTCGCCCTCGCGTTCTCACCACCCCGCCATGCCGCCcccgcaacagcagcagcagcaacaccagcCCCATCAGCTCCCCACGCCGGATTACGAGATGCCGGATTACGATTTCCTTCAGcgtcaccagcagcaacaacaccatcaacaacaacagcaacaacaacagcatcacgGCATGCCTTACGATCCTTACCGCATGGGTCAtccgatccagcagcagcagtcgccgATGAACGGTGGAGGAGCTGGCGGGATGGATCCCAACCAGCCCGGCCAGTTTTATTTGCACGAACCGTCGCCAACGTCTCGTAGGACTTGGGGCCAACCACAGCCCATCAGTCCGGCACCTCCTCCGCCTTCTATGGTTTACCGGCCGGACGACATGCTCGGTTACGGTATaccaccacagcagcagcaacaacaacaacaacagcagcaacccaGACGGGCTCAATGGGGTACACCCCAACCGGTAGGTTCTGCCTCATTTCATTCAAGCTTTGccagcttttttgttttgtttttttcactaACGTTAATGCACGGCCTGTGCGtcaatttgtgtgtgtggccttaactcaaataaaacaaaacacgcaCGGCATGACCATGGTCccttttcccccttctttgTCCCTGTTGTCCGGATAGCCATAACAGCGAAAACCTTGATCCATGTCTGccattgttttatttgatcaaCAGGTCCGGGCCATGATGGGTCACCATGGTTACATGATGAATCCCAATACGGGCAATTACATGGATGCCCACGGGCCACCGCAGGGGGGTTACATGATGCAGACTCCGCCCCGTCACCCGATGGACAACCCGTACGATGCCCAGCAGCATTATTACGCCAATGGATCGCAGTTTAACCAGCCCGATCCGCAGGATCCTTATTATTACAGTCCGGCGCGGACGCAGCAGCCTCATcccatgcaacagcagcagccccagcAACAGCAACCGCCTCCTCAACCGCAttatcaacaacagcaacaaggtTACGGTGGTCCTCCGGCTGCTGGATCGCCTCACGGTTATCCGGCTCCGTCTCCTCAGCATAATTATCCGTCGGCGGCCGACCAGAGAGCGCCATTCCGGCTCCACGCCCCCAACGACCTGGCGGCCGAGCCCGTAGTTCTTCGTTCTCCAGCCAATCCCAAGCAGCAAGCGGAAATTCCGGAATTGCATCGAGGATCCGTccacaaccagcagcagccgccgaaAGTGCAGCAGCCGGAGCAGCGGCCGCAGTCGGCCACCATCACTAGACCCGTTCCGGCCACTAGAACCATCACCCCGATCCGCAGCAGTGTGCCCAGCAACGGCGGCGGCCAGTCTTCGTCGTCGACTTCCGCCGCCGGCTCGCCCATCGGCAGCGGAGGCGTTTTCCACGCGGCCATGCCCACGCCATCTATCGACGACATGGAGCCGCAAAATGTTTCCTTCATCGAGACGCCGTCGGCGACCGGCGCCGACGGTGTGGATGAAGCGGATCTTCAACTGCCCCGCCGCCTGCGCAATTTGAATATCACCTCCGGCAACCGGACGTACAGGATTCCGCACGAGGCCACCCAGTCTTCCCCGCCTCGTCCGGCTCTGTTGAAAACGTTCCGGGCCAGCCCgagtcccagcagcagcagtcccgTTTCGCCTTCGCCCAGCTCTGTCTATCTGGCCCCCCAGCCCAACTCTTCCGGCTCGGAATCGCCCGACGAAGCCGTCTTGGACGAAGGAGTCAAAACGGCTAAGCTCAAGGAGAACGTTGAGGCCGATCGGGGCTTCATCATCACCTTCGACGACGTGGCCACCGGCCCCAAGAGACCCAAACCTCAGCTGGGCGCCAAACGCCAACCGTCTCCCAAGAAACTGTCGACCTATTCCGCCCCGTCCGAGACGACGCCAGTGTCCAGCTCGCCGGCCTATAATCACAACAACAAGTCGGGAAGCAGCAGGGTAAGATTGTTGTTCCGCCGGATGCGACCTTGGCGGCTAggcattaaaaagaaattccgcTCGATCAGTTTCTCACGCCCGATGTgaattcgatttttatttttttgttttgttttttattgttttcaacAGGAAGGAAGTCCGAGACGATCGCTGTCGTCAATGGCCCGTGAAAACCGCGACGACTACTCGCCCTTCACGCCCGATTCGCGCGATTCCGGATTCGGTCAGAACAGCCAGGAGGAGCTGAAGCTGTTCAACATGGCGACGGCCATTCCGGGAACATTGCCCGGCAGTGACCGTACCCTACGCGACTACGACTCTCAAGACGATGAGAATCCCACCGGCCTGGTTATCGGCGACGAACTCGTCAATCCCGATCCCGTAaggattttaaaatcaaatcaataatcgtctgaaaaattatgattttgtGGCTTGTGCAGGACGCCATGGACGAGATGGAgcgcaaaaaggaaaagatccTAATGCAGTCGTTGAGGCGCAAGCAGCAACAAGAGGAGGCCCGCCAGCGCAAGGAGCAGGATGCGCTCCAGCGCAAGGAAGAGGAACGTTccaaggaggaggaaaagcAGCGCAAAAAGGAGGACGAAAAAGCCCGTCGGGCCATCATTTTCGAACAATACAAGATCAAAAAGGCCATGGAAGAAGCTGAAAAAGAGGTAAACACATTCcccgggaaatttgaattttagaacgtgattttttaatttccactTCTTGAATGGTACAGGGTCGTCCGTACGAGATGCCGGATCAGATGGGATCGAAATCCGGGCCGAAAATGCGgtccaaaaacaacaacagcacgcCATCCCGGCCCCGTCCCAAGACCATCCACGTGGAATCCGGACCGCCGGAATCTTACACTCCTCATTCTCGCGCCGTGTCCACCATGTCTGCCATGTCCAGTAAAGGCAAGCGTGGCTCCGGCAACAATCTAACAGGTTTGtccattttgattgattggtttaccaatttgaaattcactTCAACTTAACCCGTGTAATAAATTTTGTAGAAAACCGGAACGATTCTCGAGGAGATGGAGTCCGTGGATCTAATCCGACTCTCAGCCGACGTGGTTCCAATTCGAGTCTGCACGGTGGTGAGTcattggtttttgtttttctttcttgttcttgCTTCGATCCTGTTTTGTGTTCCACTTTTGATGTTCGTGTTTGATGTTTAACGTCAAGCACGGGAAACTTTGATGTCTTCTACTTTAATTCAATTACCCCCTTTTATTATAATGTTCATTTTCGTTTCGTATAtatttttggttgttgctgtttttttaaacgcCCCGCCCTTCGCTGTTGTATTCGCTTTACCTAGACTCTCAAACCCCTAATCGGTATCGGACGATGGAACGAGGACATTCGGGCCGCAAGGATCTATCGGTCCCGAGATACGGACGTAAGTTGTTCATTCCTTCAAAATTCCTAATATAGCTGCTACACACGTCAATTTCTCCCTTATCGGCCTGATTTCCATCTGCTCTCTGCTCGTGTGTGAATgacttgattttaaaatgaaatcacaTTTCGGTGAATGTGAGTCAGACAGTAGTCAGCCGACCGAATATTCCAATTACGTTTGCGACTTTATCATTTTTGCTAGAAATTCAATTGTGACTTACGActtgaattgtgtgtgtgtagcgcGTCTGTCGTTtgcttgtgttgttgttgtttcgattggctttgaatttgttttgatacGAATGTGTTTGGGCATGTGTGTGGACGCGCTGTAGAATCCGGAGGCAGCACCCGCAATTCTCGTGAGGACTTGTACGGCTCCCGCAATTATCGCGGCTCTAATTCGTCCCTCAATGACGGTAggtttccacctttttttttttattttttagtttttcgcaGCAACTTGTTCGTATTCTCTCGCTTTGCccgtttgaatttttgttgaatCACCCACAAacttttccaccttttttatgttcgaatttgaatttttggtttgatGTCTTGTCTTTGggttgtttatttatttatttttattttttatttgtttctttcaatgtGACAGCTGACTCGTACGAGGCGTATCATACACCGTTGGTGCATTCCGGGCGGAAGGGTAGTGGTTTCATGACAGGTATGACGACATTTTTCGACCATCACTCTCGACTCACTTTTTTGAATTACGGACGTGGAAAATCGATCAACTACTTAAATGAGACcaggaaaaaaactaaattttagaaaataattagaaCGAGAAGATTGCATTGCTGCTTCAgtcgctttttttaaaaactatttccGATTTCTAGATCTTTATaacttattcttcttcctcctttttctctgattggctttcttgtcatttttgtttttggctttCGTCTATTTTTCTATCATGAAAACGCTTCTCTTTTCGGTGGCTGGCTGGTGATTGTAGGCGGGCGACAGGCGGACGCGACGGTAATGGCGGCCACTGCGGCGGCGGCTTCGGCAAGGCCGGCCGTCCGCTCCAGCAACAACTTGATTTTACGTCGTAGCGGATCTCTTATGGATTTCAGCGGTgaggcttttttctttccaactaACAAAACGACAAATTCTTTCActgtcctctctctctctgcaatGTCCGTCTGTGTGTACATTTTGGCACTTGACGCTTCTCAATGGTTTTGGCTTTTCGATGGGCAAAGGGATTCGATTTGTTGACTTGTCCTGGTGGAGTGGAACGTTTCACGGAAGGAATTTCTAGAATCAATCAACTTTGTGGGTGTTGTATTTTGATGAAACGAATCTGTTTTTGTCTCTTCTCACCTTTTTCCCGCCTTGTGTGCCCTAATTCACCTGTCATTTCTTCACCTGGTCTGTTCCTTCCATCCTTCCTCGCCTTGTGTTGCTTCTAGATGGGGATGCAGGTGTGGGCGGAAGGGCCAATCCGCCGTCACGGAGAATCTCTCCGGCTGTCACGCCCACTTCCACCCCTTTCAGACGATTCCCGTCGCCATCTGGTACACGtttgctgatgttgttgtcgttgtccttcacacacacacacacacacaaacagacaaacgtcgttcattaaaaaaaacaaacaatcaatatggactcttatttttttattatttgttcgcTTTTTCGTTTGGGAAACACGGATTGATTTTCTAAGCACAACACGAACATttagttaatttttatttctttaccaTAAAAATATGATCAACTGTGAATTcgtttgtgtgtttctttcaACAGGTCCTGGATCCTTGCCACCCGGTTTAGTTAGTAAGCGTCGCGGTTTTGACGATGGCGCTAGTGATGTTAGCTCAAATCAAGATTATATCGGTAGGAATTTCTAATCAATGATTGAGGtgcaaatgttttttaaaaatcgacccatttgatttttgaattgccATTCAGGTCCTCGACTGTACAAGCAGCCAGCCGCTCGTTCCAACCGTTCCATCATTTTGAACGCGGTCGAGTACTGCGTCTTCCCCGGCGTCGTGAATCGGGAAGCCAAGCAGCGCGTACTGGAGGAGATCACCCGATCGGAGAGTAAaaactttttggttttgttccgGGACGGCGGACTGACCTTCCGCGCCCTCTACTCATTCAAtcccgaaaaagaagagatcaTCAAGATGTACGGCACCGGACCGAAATTGGTCAACGACACCATGTTCGAGAAATTCTTCAAGTAAGACTTGGCACcttcttttcatctttaattgatttaaatttttaacatttgtgtGCACACTTTGTTCCTTTCCTTCCAACAGATACAATTCCGGGGGCAAGTGTTTCTCACAAGTTCACACCAAACACTTGACTGTCACGATTGACGCGTTCACGATTCACGCCGGACTTTGGCAGGGAAAGAAGCAGAGCCTacccaacaaaaaagataTGACGTTGGTCATTTAAAAAGCGAACAAATTGGGGGAATTACATAAATTGGATTTCGAAAAGGAAACCGGTTAGAATTTCttccccctccaaaaaatttgGATGATCCGATATTATTCATCCGTGTTTCACTTCATGAGAGCTGTTCGGATTGGCCTTTAGTTTTGACACCGACttgaaatataaaacaaaaaattaagaaaaagggaagagggAATTGAAATAATCAGATGACCCAACATAATCAATCGgcgcatttttttgttgtttttttttttcatttccgtttgtttttacattgtgtgtttttttttcttccggctaACCCCTCTTTGACATTCCTATTGGCTAACGTGATAACCTTGCTGTATAGGGATCGCCAAAGTTGAATTACCGTCACGTTCGGGAATTAATTTGATGAGATTgaggaatttcttttcttttttggtatttttgcTCCATCCACTTTTAATTGgtccgcccccccccccttcatctTGACCACTTGAAGAGATTAACCCGCTTACCTGGcgacattcaaaaaataataataaaaaaaaagtcgatcgttttttctttccacatcaattgttagtttttttttgttcccctcCAATATTATTTCAGCGTCCTCCTCTACATAGTGTACTCcgtttttaagaaaaaaaagtaacccTCCATTCGCGCGCTCTCCTATAACCGCGACTGCTAACTGATGTGTCAATTGATCACTTATTTTGCCCTCACACAGCCCGCCCTCACATTTGATCCAGTGccgttttttcgtttctttcaagCAATTATTAAAAGGAGAGCCAAGGGCATTCCTCatccatttgtttgttttttctttctttgcgtACGTGTTGTGTAGCGGTGAAGCTgctcattgaaaaaaaagaagaggaattgAACAGCAGAaacaatacaaacaaaaaaatgcggCTGCAAAACAGAATGTTGGAAATTTAGTTTGACGATCGCGTTTGCTGTCACCTGTAAATAGCGTTGTGTAGTTGATAAGCGTTGGCCAGCAAACCAACCGTCAAACATTGTAACAGCTTGAgccatcaatttttttttttttatttctttatttgtacCCCTATTTTATTGTGTTGCctctactctttttttctcttcttcctcgatTATGTTCTTGTTTAATTCCTACCACTTCGTTTGTtccaacttttgtttcttttttttttgcccgttCCTTCCTCCCTTTTTGTAGTTCATCACGCgagttaatattttttttcctgtcttTCCTAACGAACTTACCCGCCTGCCCGTCACGGGCGTTATTCTCTATCCTCTACATTCATATGTGCAGCAGCTGCCAAGTTCAATACAATAACCAACATGAACCAgagtttgatttttcattttcattattcattaGGTTATTGTTGCAAATTATTGTCAgctgttatttgttttatcgAAATTTAACAAGGATAATAAAAATCAGCGTCTTTTCGACCTTATTCGATCAAAAGTTACCATAACTATTTAAAAACCTTAAGTACAGAAATCATCAATGGATTAGGGAAATGGGTCGAAttgtaacttttttgaaaaatgagctCTATTCCTACACTAATACAGATCAACTTTCTTACAAAAACCATCTTCGTCTGAGCTAGGTTTTTACGGCAATAATTCGCAATGAAGCTGGATGCACTCAATCCTTCAGCAGCAGTGATCTGCCGAATCGATCATAAATGTGAACGGATTCAAACCTGAATAGAatcaaagaatcaaaaatcaCAATCATTCAGTGATGTTTGATTCAGAATcaagaatcaaaaagaatttagaaTCAGACTCTAAATTTTTGATTCTACGTAATTCGTTTTACATGTGCTTGTGGTATTTATGCCATTGTCAAGCGAGTATAGCtatgttaaattttaaacGAACAGTTTCTCGTACAATCATTGTTTGCATTCCCAGTTTGCAACAAGTTCCTGAATATTTCGGATGTAATAGGCCTATACCGGCCTATACCTCCGAAGTATTGTAAGCTTTAATAGATTTGGAAAGTTACGTTGCTTCGCATGATCTCATCAATGATTGATTTACATCGCACTTATATATCCCTATTGCGTGTTGAGCTGGATCCATGCACCTAAAATTTCACCTGTTGCCTACAAATTGGGTACATTTTAAGAGATAGCAAATTaagtagccagtgtcgggtagCCATTGTCGAAGATAGCAGGTGTCGTTTTTGCtcatttacaaataaaaagttacTTTCACTTTGGTTACTCAACATGCAATGATACATTAGAAAGGATcgtaaaaatgtggaaaatgGAGAATAACTTTGTAGCAAATTATATCGTATCTTATTTTGTGGAATGCCTCAGAGAAAACTGCAATGTAAGCAAACATGAGAAATGGATGAA
Coding sequences within it:
- the LOC124206329 gene encoding patronin-like isoform X18, giving the protein MESRSSSSARMRTLTYMPVVEVQGYNAHNKLQAKQRASVQWLLSKSYSHQVPEDVKEPFYRDVEDQEYLKPSVVHALANAELYCLALAHIYADPNYSQLNHWGVIQALARKGVYVAEPSDVALTETTLIHTSPLRMSAHMAVMEGIMNLFVKEVVSAERVVAAIRRFADLDASQTPAPKEAEQALLLWITKACQSLKKRLTAEVDGHGEDVPNFPELRELGDLSDGMSLLGLLAFYAPDLVDWTRIATNEPFSMADCLYNLELVHKFCSESLPNNIFHLGLEDIVYMHSSVRQNVLAFLADLFYILEVRPAKCIRPPGLMRDRFPINEETSSPSTPDADVGGQLSSPLRKSFHRRTSLQPLVKSIPDLRKGKSNAIRRQGSLQERDRTKRQTVHEDSNLSTRNNLYPDWWWPCQHGPTDQCHYCRPSYATLWSHHAHRQQQKHRHHQHQCHQHTADSDVMEQGKSANSPQIGTPQMSGSPRRRMDQLEQSQQQLQQQQQQPDGGDESFVVHRGKTVPTLYNVVTGGEGATPRGSRVAAIKERFNMDTKAEERGEDRSSSSSGPAGVPSNWEDRKSGTSYAGRRSRRNSITDDSHLTIENFGGSQDNLSMFGRNPDKEPATVQQSGRRPSIDAFTPDSIPPTAGTPSTPAGVNYWRRNNDRTRSQENLSDYLMDNRDVEEQLDRRSRASSPTYSSISSTAKSGSHNGNKQFVIIASNPSEPADLYEDPRVNLARATNFAELSKLRESLGSNSAINIVYMQQDKDPIQSAKGSAVGSPVSQHGRRISENQRKLGGGITIAEAMSSTSWEPQTPVVDKMDGRLEALMPDDMNSTTDLYSIRLKMEEKRKRIESDKRQQELLANRQREKVGKAAFLQAVAKGKGNADGRDGGHASPVDYYSAMESPSRSHHPAMPPPQQQQQQHQPHQLPTPDYEMPDYDFLQRHQQQQHHQQQQQQQQHHGMPYDPYRMGHPIQQQQSPMNGGGAGGMDPNQPGQFYLHEPSPTSRRTWGQPQPISPAPPPPSMVYRPDDMLGYGIPPQQQQQQQQQQQPRRAQWGTPQPVRAMMGHHGYMMNPNTGNYMDAHGPPQGGYMMQTPPRHPMDNPYDAQQHYYANGSQFNQPDPQDPYYYSPARTQQPHPMQQQQPQQQQPPPQPHYQQQQQGYGGPPAAGSPHGYPAPSPQHNYPSAADQRAPFRLHAPNDLAAEPVVLRSPANPKQQAEIPELHRGSVHNQQQPPKVQQPEQRPQSATITRPVPATRTITPIRSSVPSNGGGQSSSSTSAAGSPIGSGGVFHAAMPTPSIDDMEPQNVSFIETPSATGADGVDEADLQLPRRLRNLNITSGNRTYRIPHEATQSSPPRPALLKTFRASPSPSSSSPVSPSPSSVYLAPQPNSSGSESPDEAVLDEGVKTAKLKENVEADRGFIITFDDVATGPKRPKPQLGAKRQPSPKKLSTYSAPSETTPVSSSPAYNHNNKSGSSREGSPRRSLSSMARENRDDYSPFTPDSRDSGFGQNSQEELKLFNMATAIPGTLPGSDRTLRDYDSQDDENPTGLVIGDELVNPDPDAMDEMERKKEKILMQSLRRKQQQEEARQRKEQDALQRKEEERSKEEEKQRKKEDEKARRAIIFEQYKIKKAMEEAEKEGRPYEMPDQMGSKSGPKMRSKNNNSTPSRPRPKTIHVESGPPESYTPHSRAVSTMSAMSSKGKRGSGNNLTENRNDSRGDGVRGSNPTLSRRGSNSSLHGDSQTPNRYRTMERGHSGRKDLSVPRYGPDSYEAYHTPLVHSGRKGSGFMTGPGSLPPGLVSKRRGFDDGASDVSSNQDYIGPRLYKQPAARSNRSIILNAVEYCVFPGVVNREAKQRVLEEITRSESKNFLVLFRDGGLTFRALYSFNPEKEEIIKMYGTGPKLVNDTMFEKFFKYNSGGKCFSQVHTKHLTVTIDAFTIHAGLWQGKKQSLPNKKDMTLVI
- the LOC124206329 gene encoding patronin-like isoform X8, which encodes MESRSSSSARMRTLTYMPVVEVQGYNAHNKLQAKQRASVQWLLSKSYSHQVPEDVKEPFYRDVEDQEYLKPSVVHALANAELYCLALAHIYADPNYSQLNHWGVIQALARKGVYVAEPSDVALTETTLIHTSPLRMSAHMAVMEGIMNLFVKEVVSAERVVAAIRRFADLDASQTPAPKEAEQALLLWITKACQSLKKRLTAEVDGHGEDVPNFPELRELGDLSDGMSLLGLLAFYAPDLVDWTRIATNEPFSMADCLYNLELVHKFCSESLPNNIFHLGLEDIVYMHSSVRQNVLAFLADLFYILEVRPAKCIRPPGLMRDRFPINEETSSPSTPDADVGGQLSSPLRKSFHRRTSLQPLVKSIPDLRKGKSNAIRRQGSLQERDRTKRQTVHEDSNLSTRNNLYPDWWWPCQHGPTDQCHYCRPSYATLWSHHAHRQQQKHRHHQHQCHQHTADSDVMEQGKSANSPQIGTPQMSGSPRRRMDQLEQSQQQLQQQQQQPDGGDESFVVHRGKTVPTLYNVVTGGEGATPRGSRVAAIKERFNMDTKAEERGEDRSSSSSGPAGVPSNWEDRKSGTSYAGRRSRRNSITDDSHLTIENFGGSQDNLSMFGRNPDKEPATVQQSGRRPSIDAFTPDSIPPTAGTPSTPAGVNYWRRNNDRTRSQENLSDYLMDNRDVEEQLDRRSRASSPTYSSISSTAKSGSHNGNKQFVIIASNPSEPADLYEDPRVNLARATNFAELSKLRESLGSNSAINIVYMQQDKDPIQSAKGSAVGSPVSQHGRRISENQRKLGGGITIAEAMSSTSWEPQTPVVDKMDGRLEALMPDDMNSTTDLYSIRLKMEEKRKRIESDKRQQELLANRQREKVGKAAFLQAVAKGKGNADGRDGGHASPVDYYSAMESPSRSHHPAMPPPQQQQQQHQPHQLPTPDYEMPDYDFLQRHQQQQHHQQQQQQQQHHGMPYDPYRMGHPIQQQQSPMNGGGAGGMDPNQPGQFYLHEPSPTSRRTWGQPQPISPAPPPPSMVYRPDDMLGYGIPPQQQQQQQQQQQPRRAQWGTPQPVRAMMGHHGYMMNPNTGNYMDAHGPPQGGYMMQTPPRHPMDNPYDAQQHYYANGSQFNQPDPQDPYYYSPARTQQPHPMQQQQPQQQQPPPQPHYQQQQQGYGGPPAAGSPHGYPAPSPQHNYPSAADQRAPFRLHAPNDLAAEPVVLRSPANPKQQAEIPELHRGSVHNQQQPPKVQQPEQRPQSATITRPVPATRTITPIRSSVPSNGGGQSSSSTSAAGSPIGSGGVFHAAMPTPSIDDMEPQNVSFIETPSATGADGVDEADLQLPRRLRNLNITSGNRTYRIPHEATQSSPPRPALLKTFRASPSPSSSSPVSPSPSSVYLAPQPNSSGSESPDEAVLDEGVKTAKLKENVEADRGFIITFDDVATGPKRPKPQLGAKRQPSPKKLSTYSAPSETTPVSSSPAYNHNNKSGSSREGSPRRSLSSMARENRDDYSPFTPDSRDSGFGQNSQEELKLFNMATAIPGTLPGSDRTLRDYDSQDDENPTGLVIGDELVNPDPDAMDEMERKKEKILMQSLRRKQQQEEARQRKEQDALQRKEEERSKEEEKQRKKEDEKARRAIIFEQYKIKKAMEEAEKEGRPYEMPDQMGSKSGPKMRSKNNNSTPSRPRPKTIHVESGPPESYTPHSRAVSTMSAMSSKGKRGSGNNLTENRNDSRGDGVRGSNPTLSRRGSNSSLHGADSYEAYHTPLVHSGRKGSGFMTGGRQADATVMAATAAAASARPAVRSSNNLILRRSGSLMDFSDGDAGVGGRANPPSRRISPAVTPTSTPFRRFPSPSGPGSLPPGLVSKRRGFDDGASDVSSNQDYIGPRLYKQPAARSNRSIILNAVEYCVFPGVVNREAKQRVLEEITRSESKNFLVLFRDGGLTFRALYSFNPEKEEIIKMYGTGPKLVNDTMFEKFFKYNSGGKCFSQVHTKHLTVTIDAFTIHAGLWQGKKQSLPNKKDMTLVI